In the Acetobacterium sp. KB-1 genome, AAGAGCAACGCCGTATTCAGGGCTTTGGTTTCGCAACTGCTGATTATAGCAAATTCCTTAAAAAAGGGAGCTGAAAAAACAGGCGTAAATTTCCCCGATTGGATCAGTTGATCATAGAGATAGTGAGCTTTATTAAAGCATAGATTGGCTACCTCTTTTAAACCCTCCTTACCAAGAACCGTCATATAAATAGTCGCAGCCAGAGCATTTAAGGCCTGGTTGGAGCAAATATTAGAAGTAGCCTTGTCCCGACGGATATGCTGTTCTCTGGTCTGGAGGGTCAGCACAAAGGCCCGTTTGCCATCAAGATCAGTGGTCTGACCAACGACGCGACCCGGCAGCTTCCGCATTAATGCCTTAGAGGTGGCCATAAAACCAAGGCCGGGACCGCCAAAGCTAATCGGATTACCCAGACATTGACCATCCCCAACCACAATATCGGCCGCCAGTTCGCCTGGGGATTTTAAGATTGCCAGCGAAATCGGATCGACACTGGCAATCAGCAGGGCCTTATGGTGGTGCGCCAGTTCGGCGGCCTGGCCCAGATCTTCGATGATACCGAAGAAATTGGGATTCTGGACAATAACCGCCGCAGTTTGATCCGATAACGCTGCTTCCAGACAACCGAAATCGATGCTACCATTATCATAGTCAATTTCTTTGACCTCAATGCCTTTGTATCGGGCATAGGTTTTTATGACTTCCCGACTCTCCGGATGAACGGTGCTGGCAATGAGCATCTCATTTCTTCTGGTATGACTACAGGCCATCGCGACCGCCTCAGCCAGGGCGGTGGCACCATCATACATCGAGGCATTGGCAATATCCATCCCGGTGAGCTCGCAGATCATCGATTGAAACTCGAAGATCGCCTGCAGGGTACCCTGGCTGATTTCTGGCTGATACGTGGTATAGGCCGTGTAAAACTCCTGTCGGGCAGTCAGATTGCCGACCACGCTGGGGATGAAATGATCATAGGCCCCGGCTCCCAGAAAACAGCTATAAGCATCCAGATTGGCATTTTGCTGTGACAGCTTTTGCATATAACTAGTCAGTTCCATCTCTGATAGAGCCGGTGGTAATAGAAGCTCGCGGTTTAAGCGCACTTGTTTTGGAATGTCGGCAAAAAGTTCGTTTATCGAAGCGATTCCCATCGCTTTTAGCATCGCTTGTTGTTCTTCTTTGGTATGGGATAAATAGGATGACACGCTTTTTCCCCCTTTTAAACTTATTTTTTATTTAAAACGTATTTTTTAATTTTTCCAGCTGTGCTGCAATTTCTTCATCATCGAAGCAATATTTAAGACTCGTAAACTGGCCTCTAAGCCGCTTGACATCTTCTTTAACATCTTTATTTCTTAAAATCACATCCGCCATCAAAGCTGCGGTTTCGGCAAAGGCTTCTTTGCCAAAACCAAACCGGGTCATTTCTGCAACCCCGATGCGAATCGCACCAGAAGCGGTAAAGCCTTCTTCTTCCGGGGTGGCCTGATAATTAATGATGATATTATTATTTTCCAGGCGATTGGCCACTTCGGGACCGCTGCCATAACCCACTCGCACCACCACCTGATGGGTCTCCGTATAGGAAATGGCCGGGTCTCCTGCCACCTCCAGGCCGCAATCTGCCAGACATTTGGCAAAATACTTGGCATTGTCAATGACATTTTTCTGATAAAGATCCTTAAAGCAGTTCATTTCGTAGCTTGCCATGAGCAGACCCAGCATCGTTCCTAAATGGTGATTGCTGACGCTGCCGGGGAAGGCACGGGTTTCGATGGTTTCCCAGAGACCATACTTATAATCGTCTTTGTCATAATTCCCAGCAATAACGCCCCGTTGGGTGCCAAAGAAGGTTTTATGGGTCGAGCCGGTGACCAGTTCCGCCCCTTCGGCAAAGGGGTCCTGGAAATGATCCCCGACCAGACCAAGGACATGGGCCATATCATACATAATGATCGAACTGAGCTTTTGCGCATCAATAAATTCCCGAATTTCCCGAACGGGTTCTTTGTGAAGCACCATGCTCTTACCAAAGATAATCAGCTCTGGCTTATATTGTTCAATGACCTTTTTAGTTTCCGCTACATCAATCTTAAAGGGGTTGTCTTTTTCCACCGGAAAATTCACCACTGCCGTTTTTTCCGTAACCGGATCGACGGCGATGTAATCGTGGAGCGCGCCCATCGGCTGAGCACTTAAATGACCGCCGCGGATAATGTGGTTATTCATCACATAACCTAATCGTTTGGCATCGACCTTCCGGTTGACCCGATTTTTATAATCCATCAGCGCACTAAAGACCGCGACATTGGCCATCTGGCCGCTAATCACCCGGGTTTCTACCTCGGCGCAACGCAGATATTTTTTCATTTCTTCCATCAACAAGTATTCAATCTCATCAATAAAGGCGGTACCCTGATAATAGAAGACATCATAATCATAAAATGATTTTGTCTTTTTGTGCTCTGCATAACGGAAGGAAGGGTCCATTATCGATAATAACCGCACCGCCGCAGAATGGGTCTGCTCGGAAGGAATCAAATTAATGGTTTGATGTTGTCTCAAGATGGTATTGTCATAGCTTTTTTCCAGCAGATTAAGAGCCTTGGTTTCATAATCCCGGGGACTATCAAATTTGCGCTCTACTTCGACCCCATAAAGGATCGGTCTGGCAAAAGGCGGTGCATCACTTTTCATATGGTAGGGGGCAATCACCGCCGGTACCATCTTACCGCGAATTTCCACCGCTACCGCATCATTTAGTTCCACATCACCGTCAATCAGGGCCAAACCAATGGCCCGCATCGCTTTCTCGTCGGTGATTTTACTGTCCAGCCCATATCCTACCGCCTTTAAATAAGGCACCATCGTAGCGCTGGTGACAGTGCCGACTTCTTTGCCATCTTTATACACCTTACAACCGGCCCGGGCAATGCCGCGACCGGTAATGGCAATTGGCCTGACAATCCGAGCCAGATGGGACAGATCAGCCAGATCCCGCTCCATAATTT is a window encoding:
- the gcvPA gene encoding aminomethyl-transferring glycine dehydrogenase subunit GcvPA, with the translated sequence MSSYLSHTKEEQQAMLKAMGIASINELFADIPKQVRLNRELLLPPALSEMELTSYMQKLSQQNANLDAYSCFLGAGAYDHFIPSVVGNLTARQEFYTAYTTYQPEISQGTLQAIFEFQSMICELTGMDIANASMYDGATALAEAVAMACSHTRRNEMLIASTVHPESREVIKTYARYKGIEVKEIDYDNGSIDFGCLEAALSDQTAAVIVQNPNFFGIIEDLGQAAELAHHHKALLIASVDPISLAILKSPGELAADIVVGDGQCLGNPISFGGPGLGFMATSKALMRKLPGRVVGQTTDLDGKRAFVLTLQTREQHIRRDKATSNICSNQALNALAATIYMTVLGKEGLKEVANLCFNKAHYLYDQLIQSGKFTPVFSAPFFKEFAIISSCETKALNTALLLDQIIGGYELEKSYPQLKNGWLLAVTEKRTRTEIDSLVEKAVNYCD
- the gcvT gene encoding glycine cleavage system aminomethyltransferase GcvT, whose amino-acid sequence is MGNLKHTLFYDNHVKAGATLVDFGGWEMPIQYPAGIVDEHIHTRIKSGIFDVSHMGRFIVSGKEAIAFLQHVLTNNVLALDLLQAQYTMIQNSNGGALDDAYLYRFYEDEYLLVVNAANAEKDWQHLNKEIVAFDARIIDQSAEIAMISLQGPDSKTVLKKLLGSENLTEPLKNALAILDYQGEGLLIARTGYTGEPLGFELFAKAAQGPAIWEKLLDLGAMAIGLGARDTLRLEAGLPLYGHELGLDSDGNEIPIFSCPLAKFAVSFAAVKGDYIGREALANQYIGFKKIMERDLADLSHLARIVRPIAITGRGIARAGCKVYKDGKEVGTVTSATMVPYLKAVGYGLDSKITDEKAMRAIGLALIDGDVELNDAVAVEIRGKMVPAVIAPYHMKSDAPPFARPILYGVEVERKFDSPRDYETKALNLLEKSYDNTILRQHQTINLIPSEQTHSAAVRLLSIMDPSFRYAEHKKTKSFYDYDVFYYQGTAFIDEIEYLLMEEMKKYLRCAEVETRVISGQMANVAVFSALMDYKNRVNRKVDAKRLGYVMNNHIIRGGHLSAQPMGALHDYIAVDPVTEKTAVVNFPVEKDNPFKIDVAETKKVIEQYKPELIIFGKSMVLHKEPVREIREFIDAQKLSSIIMYDMAHVLGLVGDHFQDPFAEGAELVTGSTHKTFFGTQRGVIAGNYDKDDYKYGLWETIETRAFPGSVSNHHLGTMLGLLMASYEMNCFKDLYQKNVIDNAKYFAKCLADCGLEVAGDPAISYTETHQVVVRVGYGSGPEVANRLENNNIIINYQATPEEEGFTASGAIRIGVAEMTRFGFGKEAFAETAALMADVILRNKDVKEDVKRLRGQFTSLKYCFDDEEIAAQLEKLKNTF